The genomic interval ATAACAAATTTATTTGCTTAATAAAAAAGAGACTATTAATTTTTTAATAGTCTCTTTTTTAGTTTATTTAACAAATTTCTATGTAGTATTCTTAGTTAGATAATTTTATCCTTGAGAAACTTGTTGTTTTACAGTAGCTACTTCTTCTGGAGTTGCTTGTTGAGCAGGGATATAGTATCCTTTTTCTTTTGCAATTTTGAAAAGAGCATATTGACGTACTTCATCTTGGTTTCTCATGTTTTGTATAGTTTCTCTTAATTCTTGATTCTCACATTGAGAAATTATACCACCATATCCTGCTAAACTTGCATTTATTCCAGCAAGATAATCGCTTATCATTTCTTTTTCTTGCATGTTAATTGCCTCCTATCCTAAAAATGACATTAATTTTTCTTTACTGTTTTTAGCATCTTGTGCATCTTTTTTTAACATATTTTTTAATGTTGGATCAGTACATTGTTCTGAGTAACATTCAAGTTTTTTCTCAATTGTACAATGAGCTCCTATTAAGTGACGAAGATTTTGTAATTCTAATTCATTTAGATTAGCCATAATAATCCCTCCTAACATTTTAAAATTCTCTATTAGTTTAAGCTTTTTTTTTTAATTTATTCATAACAAATTATGTAATTAATCTTATGTTTAAACAATATATTATATTAAACACTAATATAAAGGAGTAATTTAATTTGATCTTTTTATGTATTTTTTTAATACTATTAGGTGTGTGTGCTGTTGCCTTTGTACTATATCAATGCAATATTAAAATTACTGAATATAAAAGGCAAATTTTAACTTTAAATAATCAACTTTCAAAATATAAAGATACAACTTATAAAAAAAGTAACAATGATTCCAAAAAAACTTTAATAATAAATTTTAATAAGCCTGAATTTAGATATGGAATTACACTACCTTATACCTCAATTTTCATAGCTCCCTCTGAGGAATCTATTGCTATTAGTAAAATCAAAGAAAAATCACAAGTAAAAATTATTGATGAAGCTGAAATAAACAATGAAATTTGGTATTATTCATTGTTAAATACAGAATCAAAAATAAATTGTAATGGTTGGATTAAAAAAAGCCAATTTTCAATGCTTATGGAAGATACTAATAATATTATTGGATAATAAACATTTACTTTTTAAACTTAAAACCCCCACTTCATTCTAAAAATGAAATGGGGGTTAAAAATAAAGTTTATGTTATTTAAGTTTCTCAGTATCTTCTCCTAATAATATTGTTTTTTCACTTGGAATAAATTCACCGGTATTATTATTTCTACCTTGTAAAAAATATCTTTCATCAGATTTTCCCATAGTTTCAATGGCTTTATCACAAAGCTCACCAATCTTTCCACCTTTACATCTATTTATAATTAAGCTAACCTTTGTATCTTCAAAATCTGATAGCATATAATAGTCACCATTACTATCTCCTCCAGTAATTACAGGGCCTTTATTATGAGTTGGAACTAAAAATTTTTTAATAGTTTCTGTCTTACCTTTTCCTTGAGTTTGATAATACTCTGGATTTAGTTCAGCCTTTATTTTACCATCATCTGTTTTTAAAAGTTCCATAGCATATATATTTTTAGATGGTAATTCATATCCGTACTTAGGATTTGTTGCAAATTCCCTAACAACGTCAATGTAAGAAGCTGAGCATACATAAACATCAATACCATTTTTCATTAAAGTTTTATATAAATTTTGTTGTTCTTTAATAGTTCTTAATCCTGTATCAAATGTAACAGAAACAATTCCTGCTTTTCCTGGAATCTCTTCACTACTAGTCCACGTTTCAACACCTAACTTTTCATTTAACCAGTAATCATTAGACTTTTCAGTAAGTTTAGCAACCTCCTCAGAAGTCATTCCTTTAAACAAATAAGTTACCCATGGATAACTTACATCTGAACTAAATGATTCTCCAATTGCACTATAAAGATATCTAAGTTTTGCTTTAAAATCCTCATACTCTTTTTCTTTTTTTATTTCATCCAAGGATTTATTTCCTTTAAAACCTTTATAATTTTCATATAGATATGTATAATCACTAACAATATCCTCTGTAATTAAATCAATATTAACAGGCTTTCCCTCTTTATTATTGCATTTCTCAACAAAGTTATCCTTTGGAATATTAGTTTTCATAACAGTATCCAATTCTTCAGGCGTCATTTTAAATTCTAAATTCATCAACTGATAAGCAAGTAATGCTTCTTCAACATCATTCATTATTGTTGTATTATCCCAATCAAAAACAGCATAAGGCTTTTGATTTTCATCATAATTTTTACTATCCTTTCCATATTCCTTTATAACATTTACTAATGCCTTATAATTATCAGGGTCCCAGTTTAACTCTTCTAATCCATATTGAACTTTTCCATCAGCTTTTTCTTCTAATTTTGTCTTTGAAGCCGTTGAATCCTCCTTTACTGAACTACTTCCACAAGAAACTAAAGAAACTGTAATTAATGATGCTAAAACAATACTTAAACTTATTTTTTTATTATTCTTCATAATATCTCCCCCTTTAAAATTTTTTAATATCCTTACAAACCATAATTTAAATATAAAAATAATCCTGTATATTAATTTTATTAAAAACTTATAACTTATTGATGCTTTTATAAATCTAAACGTTTTCAATAACTTTATAGTTATTATATCAAACTTTTTATTTAATAAATACTCTTTTTTTGAATTTTTATGAATATATTTTATTTTTTATTAACATTTTTAAATATAGTTTTCTTTAAAAGAAAAAGTCTATATCAAAATTTAATAAAATTATCTTGATATAGACCTATATTTAATAGCTTATAAATTAACATCTATCTTTTGAAGAATGAAAATAATCCTTTTTTCTTCTTTTTAACTTTTTGTCCTTGGAATACTATCTTTTCATTATTTAATAAAGCAAGTCCATTAGCTTCAAATCTTCTACTTGCTCCTCTGCTTATACTATTTGCAACTTCACAAGCTTCCTTTAAGCTAGTATTTCTATTTCCATTACTATGAGCATCAGATCCAATAAAGCTATATAGATTATTTTCTAAGAATAGCTCTGCTGTTTTCTTTACTTCTTTTCCAAATAATCCAGTAAGACTTCCTCCATTTAACTGGAATAAGTATCCCTCATCAATAAACTGATTTATTTCCTCTGGATTATTTATGAAATCAACATATCTTTCTGGATGAGCAATCACTGGAGTTATTCCTTTTATTTTAAGTTCATATATTTCATCTATTGCTTTTTGAAAATATA from Clostridium perfringens carries:
- a CDS encoding haloacid dehalogenase-like hydrolase translates to MKNNKKISLSIVLASLITVSLVSCGSSSVKEDSTASKTKLEEKADGKVQYGLEELNWDPDNYKALVNVIKEYGKDSKNYDENQKPYAVFDWDNTTIMNDVEEALLAYQLMNLEFKMTPEELDTVMKTNIPKDNFVEKCNNKEGKPVNIDLITEDIVSDYTYLYENYKGFKGNKSLDEIKKEKEYEDFKAKLRYLYSAIGESFSSDVSYPWVTYLFKGMTSEEVAKLTEKSNDYWLNEKLGVETWTSSEEIPGKAGIVSVTFDTGLRTIKEQQNLYKTLMKNGIDVYVCSASYIDVVREFATNPKYGYELPSKNIYAMELLKTDDGKIKAELNPEYYQTQGKGKTETIKKFLVPTHNKGPVITGGDSNGDYYMLSDFEDTKVSLIINRCKGGKIGELCDKAIETMGKSDERYFLQGRNNNTGEFIPSEKTILLGEDTEKLK
- a CDS encoding spore coat protein, giving the protein MQEKEMISDYLAGINASLAGYGGIISQCENQELRETIQNMRNQDEVRQYALFKIAKEKGYYIPAQQATPEEVATVKQQVSQG
- a CDS encoding tyrosine-protein phosphatase: MIDIHSHIIPNIDDGSKSLEMSLEMLKRAEESGTKKIIATPHFFKGYWTENYNSVKDKVKELNKLAKENNLNIEIYPGQEVFFNNYILEDFKLGDIGTLGESRYMLIEFPMDKIYFQKAIDEIYELKIKGITPVIAHPERYVDFINNPEEINQFIDEGYLFQLNGGSLTGLFGKEVKKTAELFLENNLYSFIGSDAHSNGNRNTSLKEACEVANSISRGASRRFEANGLALLNNEKIVFQGQKVKKKKKGLFSFFKR